From the Telopea speciosissima isolate NSW1024214 ecotype Mountain lineage chromosome 9, Tspe_v1, whole genome shotgun sequence genome, the window tgaaaatctgagagaggtatgaggaacgagcgactgtagccctattctccattgatagtgaaacagatttCATCTCACTATGGACGTAGGCAActttgccgaaccacgtaaatctttgtgcgcattgtgtgattgtgtttgcaatttccattcttttctgcatcgtgttaggttttacaAGAGATTTAGACGTGAATAAGGCCTTTCTTAGTAAGTTGGTGTGGCACATTAGGCATGGAAACTCATACTTGGTGTCTTTTTTTGGGGCTAGTTTTCTTTCTAAAGATGATGAATGGAAAAGAAGTTATCGTTCCTCTTCAATCAGGCCATGGGTGAAAGAAGTGTGGAGATTTGTGATAAAAAAGGAGAGATGGATGGTAGGAAACAATGTTTGCATTCGTTTCTAGACGGATAGATGGTTGGAAAATTACTCGATAGAGGAGGCTTCTCTCTTGGATCAAATCCTGTTTGACCCAAGTAGTTATGTGGGTGATTATATCGAAAATTTTAATTGGGTGCTTCCTCAAGTTTAATGTCTTTTTGAATGAAATACTCACTAAGGTATCAGAGATTAAGATACCCACTTTTATGAAGGAAGATAAATGCTTCTGGAGTCCAACCACTTCTGATTTTTTCTCTGTTAAATCTGTCTTGGAAGAAACTAGGAGGAAAAATCCGAAGGTGTTGTGGTCTTCCTTGATTTGGAATAAATCTTTGTTGCCAAGGCAGTCAGTGTTTGGTTGGAAGTTGACACATGGTAAAATATCCTCTGAGGATTAAAATCCCCCAAATATATGGAACAATGGAGACGTAGTCAGTGAACTTCTCGAAACACTCGCTCTTCTCCTAGTTAGTCTTGTCTACTCCCTTTTCTCATAATATAATTGTAAATAGGTCCACTGAATCTTTACACATTAAGGCGGTTAATTGAAACCCATTAGTATTAAGGAGACCACCTCTCACACTGGGCTCATCCAACCAAGCCTGCCAATCAATACCCATCCACTAATCTGAATCCATAAAATAACTAGATGCTAGCCCATACATGTTGAAAACATTACAATATAGACAGATTTTGAAGATATGAGAAGGTGATTTGATAAAACCCAACATCACTATTATTGTTAAGATTCAAAGATTATTATAAATAGCCGGTTTATTGTTTTAATTTACTTTCTTTAACATGTTGAAAGGTCAAGGAGAACTTCTCCAGCTTTAttacaaaattataaaaacaaTGTAAAAGCTCATGTCTCTTAAGAAAGAACTTAAACCCCAATAGATGAATTCACATCAATAGAGGTGACTGGATTTCAAAGTTTTTATTAAGAGATAATAACACACATGGAGAGACTACTCTCTACCCTGCCTAACAAATCTCATATAGCAAGAACAACCACATATGACCTTTCCTCAAGAAATTCTACTTCTAAAACCACTGAGAtcaaagaaaattattttagaagaagaatataaaattgaattcttttttttttatccagtATATGGAATTTGATTTCAGCTTATCCACTGAAAAGAGAATAATTAATCCTGCAACTTTTATCAGACACATGTACATtgtaagaagaaaataaaaattgaatttttgtaTCTAAGTCTCAAAATGAAATATGCAACAATGGAAATTTGTTTTTCCTAGAGATAGAAAaaagaacaggaaaaaaaaatgagagctTTAAGAGATAGACTAAGAAAATACTGCAACTTCAAGCTGCCAATGGAACACTAAACCTTTTTCAGCTGGAAATCAAACTCACCAGCTCTTCATGATTTGTGTTCTTTCTGACCCACCAgagattaaattaaaatccttaTCACCACTGGTTTCTTCTTCAATAGGTGGAGGGAGATTAAGATTGAATAAATCTCTAATCTCAGGAAACTGTTTTTGAATTACATTGGTCTTCTGATTGTCTTTGTATTCAGAACCCACAGCCAAATGGGATCTCTTGTGACCACCCAAAGCTTTGCCTGAAGAAAAAACCTTGAAACAGATTGGGCACTCATGCTCCTTGCTCATCTTTGATACATAACTAGTCCTTGAAACATTATCGTTGTCCCTGCCCCGCTCTTCCTCGATCAGAATCTCATTGCTACAAGACTTGTTAAGCTTACTATCAGTTGTTGGATCAGCAGAAACATCTGTCTTAATGCTTTCGATCTTCGAGGCAAAGCAGACCTTGATCTTGTTGTGGCTAGATATGTGTCCTCCCAGAGcttggtgagaatggaaggtcTTGTTGCAGGTTGTACACTCAAACCTGCTTCTCTTTTGATTGTTCCTGCAGATTTCAGAATCTTCCCCCAATTCAATAGTGTAAGAATTACAATTGCTTTTCTTGCCTGAACCATTAAATTTCCCAAAACCAGAATCTGCTCGATCCATTCCAACCTCTTTAATGGAAATTTTCACCAATTCATCTTTAGAGTAATccaatttatttcttttaagattGCCCTTATTTTTACTAAGAATATCCAGCTTCGTTTTCTTCTGC encodes:
- the LOC122638995 gene encoding uncharacterized protein LOC122638995, which codes for MICKECGKEFQSEKALYGHMRCHTKKEKISKNLDVDSSIDKKNKDAGLPSERSRRMKYYETTTSSVLEIDKEQIEGALCLMMLSRGVRQLDGFNSIEAESSYKDPVVLEAQNTSSGLMGKLNLEKGVENIDFACDGDYENLNTPKMKKPIIKKLKSVVSDSGFVRVGVKKVESKVSVDGILRDDQQKKTKLDILSKNKGNLKRNKLDYSKDELVKISIKEVGMDRADSGFGKFNGSGKKSNCNSYTIELGEDSEICRNNQKRSRFECTTCNKTFHSHQALGGHISSHNKIKVCFASKIESIKTDVSADPTTDSKLNKSCSNEILIEEERGRDNDNVSRTSYVSKMSKEHECPICFKVFSSGKALGGHKRSHLAVGSEYKDNQKTNVIQKQFPEIRDLFNLNLPPPIEEETSGDKDFNLISGGSERTQIMKSW